The nucleotide window GTGCGCGCAGCAACGGCAGGGCGAACCAGTGGGCGCGCAGGGCGTCGGTGGGGCGGCGGTCCGCCAGCAGGGGGGCGCCCCATTCGCCCAGTGCCTGGAGCACGGGCAGCAACCCGCTCCCCCGGGCCGTGAGTTCGTAGACCTGGGCCGCGGACGGCGGGGGCATCCGGCGCCGGGTCGTCAGGCCGTCCCGCTCCATGTCCTTGAGCCGGGAGGCGAGCACGTCCGTGCTGACCCCGGGGAGGTCGGCGTGCAGATCGGTGTAACGGCGCGGACCGGCGAGCAGCTCGCGGACGATCAGGAGGGTCCAGCGGTCCCCGACGGCGTCGAGCGCCCGGGCAGCGGAACAGTACTGGTCGTAGCTTCGGCGAGGTGACATGCGACGCAGTCTAGACAACTTGTTGGACTTTCCAAGCGGGAACTTGGTAAAACCAAGCAACACCACAACACGGAGGTGCGCACCGCATGGAGTTCCGGCAGTCGAGCAAGCTCAGCGAGGTCTGTTACGAGATCCGGGGCCCGGTCATCGAGCAGGCGAACGCGCTGGAGGAGGCAGGCCACAGCGTGCTGCGCCTCAACACCGGCAACCCCGCGCTCTTCGGTTTCGAGGCACCGGAGGAGATCGTCCAGGACATGATCCGGATGCTCCCCCGGGCACACGGCTACACGGACTCACGGGGCATCCTCTCGGCCCGCCGCGCCGTGGCACAGCGTTACCAGGAGCGGGGCCTCGAAGTCGGCGTGGACGACGTCTTCCTGGGCAACGGCGTGTCCGAGCTCATCTCCATGGCTGTCCAGGCGCTCGTCGAGGACGGCGACGAAGTCCTCATCCCGGCCCCGGACTTCCCGCTCTGGACAGCGGTGACGACGCTCGCGGGCGGCAAGGCCGTGCACTACCTGTGCGACGAACAGGCCGACTGGTACCCGGACCTGGACGACATGGCGTCGAAGATCACGGACCGCACACGGGCCGTCGTCATCATCAACCCCAACAACCCCACCGGCGCGGTCTACCCCAAGGAGATCATCGAGGGCATCCTCGACCTGGCCCGTCGGCACGGCCTGATGGTCTTCGCGGACGAGATCTACGACCAGATCCTGTACGACGACGCCGTGCACCACTCGGCCGCCGCGCTCGCACCCGACCTGGTGGTCCTCACCTTCTGCGGGCTGTCGAAGACGTACCGCGTGGCGGGCTTCCGCTCCGGCTGGCTGGTCGTCACCGGTCCGCGGCAGCACGCGAAGAGCTATCTGGAGGGCCTCACCATGCTGGCCTCCATGCGGCTGTGCGCCAACGCGCCCGCCCAGTACGCGATCCAGGCCGCGCTCGGCGGCCGGCAGTCCATCCACGAACTCACCTCCCCCGGCGGCCGGTTGCACGAGCAGCGCGACCGCGCGTGGGAGAAGCTGAACGAGATCCCCGGCGTCTCCTGCGTGAAACCGAAGGGCGCGCTGTACGCGTTCCCGCGCATCGACCCCGCGGTGCACAAGATCCACGACGACGAGAAGTTCGTGCTCGACCTGCTGCTGCGCGAGAAGATCCAGGTGGTCCAGGGCACCGGTTTCAACTGGCCGCGTCCGGATCACTTCCGCATCCTCACCCTCCCGTACGCCGACGACCTCGACGCGGCGATCAGCCGGATCGGGCGGTTCCTGAGCGGCTACCGGCAGTAGGCGGGACTGTCGGACCCGGGCCGTACGCTTCGGACGGGCCCGCCGGTCGACCGGGAGCGGATCGGGCCCACCGCGCCCCGCAGGGGAAGGAGCGTCCCGTGACCCGTCCGCCGACCGCCGCACAGCGGCGCGTCATCGACGCCGCCGACCCCGTGACCGGACGCCTGCGGGGTACGGAGAGCCAGCTCGCGGCGCTGGTCAGGCAGGGACTGGCCTTCCGGCACCCCCGCCCGCCGCACGACCACTTCCTCACCCCGGCCGGGCACCGGACCCGCGAGGAGGCGGTCCCGGCGACGGCGGCCGCCCCCGGGACCCCGGGTCCCGCCACCGCTCGCGACACCTCCGGGGTGTTCACCGCGCGGGTCGGCGGCGAGGAGGCCGCCGACGCCGGTCCGGCGCGCGTACGTGAGGTGCACAGCGCCTGGCAGGGGCTGCTGGAGCTGCGGCGGATGACCGGCACGGGCGGCGCCGTGGACCGGCCGTGCGCGTGGGAGCGTACGCATCTGGTGCAGGCCGCCGCGCTCGCACTGGAGGCGGCGGGACTGCGCCCGGCGGGACCGGACACGGGCACCGGCGCGGGCGCCGACGGGTACCGGGTGCGCGCGACGCCGCAGCCGGAGGCCGTCGCCGTACGCGCGGCGGACGCGTCGGCCCTGAGCCGGTGCGCGGCGACGCTGGAGAAGGCGGGATGGCAGGTGAGCGAACACGCGGAACCACGCACGGGCGCCCGCTACCTGCTGGCCTCGCCCCGCCGGTCGTGAGGACCACGGACCGGCCGTGAGGACCACGGACCGCCGTACCCCGCAGGGGCGTTGACGCGCGCGGGCCACCGCGCGGGGCGTCCGTCCGGATCACTCCGGCCGGTGGGCGGCGTCGTACGCGGCGCGTGACTCGGCGATCGTGACGCGATGCCGTTCCGCCCAGTCGGTCAGCCCGAGCAGCGACGCGTGCAACTCGTGGGCCACCGGCGTGAGCGCGTACTCCACCTTCGGCGGGACCGTCGGATGGACGGTGCGGGTGACGAGCCCGTCGCGCTCCAGGTTGCGCAGGGTCAGCGTGAGCATGCGGCGGCTGATGCCCTCGATGCTGCGCTCCAGCTCCGTGAAGCGGATGGGCCCGTGGGCGGCGGCCACGATGATCAGCACGCTCCACTTGCCGGCAACCCTGTCAAGAACCTCGCGGACGGGGCACGCGTGCGCGTTCACGACCTGCGAGGTAACACCGGTGTTCCCCTGGGACATTCGGGTGCCTCCTTACGGCCGGTTCCGACGGTCACTCACGATGTCCTCCGTTACACGTCGTGCACCTATGGATCGTCCAGCGATTGTACGGAGGCCGTGCCATGTCGACCCGGATCGGAATGCCCCCGAAGGAGCCCGCACAGCGAACACGGTCCCGATGGGCGTCCCTCGCCGTGCTGTGCGCGGGCGCGCTGATGACGGTCCTCGACGGCACCATCGTGACGGTGGCGATGCCCGCCGTCCAGAACGACCTCGGCTTCTCGTCCTCGGGGCTCGCCTGGATCGTGAACGCGTACCTGATCCCCTTCGGCGGGCTGCTGCTGCTCGCGGGGCGGCTCGGTGACCTGGTCGGACGCAGGCGGATGTTCGCCACGGGACTCGCCGTGTTCACCGCGGCGTCCGTGCTGTGCGGGGTCGCCACCGGTCAGGCCACGCTGATCGCGGCGCGGGCGCTGCAGGGCGTCGGCGGAGCGATGACCTCGGCGGTCGTGCTGGGCATGCTGATCACGCTCTTCCCCGAACCGCGTGAACAGGCGAAGGGGATCGCACTGTTCAGCGCGGTGGGCGCGGCGGGCGGCGCGCTCGGCACGTTCCTGGGCGGGGCGCTCACCCAGGCGCTCGACTGGCACTGGATCTTCCTCATCAACCTGCCGATAGGGATCGCGGCGTGGATCGCCGCCCTGCGCGTCCTGGCTCCGGACCCCGGGACGGGGCTCGGCAGGGGCGCCGATTGTCCGGGGGCCGCACTGGTCACCGGCGCGCTGATGCTCACGGTCTACGCGATCGTCGGCGCCGGGGAGCGTCCGGTCGGGGCCACGCTGATCCTGGCCGCCGTCTCGCTCGCGCTGTTCGCAGCCTTCACCCTGCGGATGGCGCGGGCCGCCCGGCCACTGCTCCGGCTGCGGCTGTTCCGCTCCCGGCTGCTCGTCGGCGCCAACGGTGTCCAGGTGCTGATGATCGCGACGATGTTCGGCTTCCAGTACATCGGGGCGCTCTACCTGCAACGGGTGCTGGGCTACGGCGAGTTGCGGACGGGGCTGGCCTTCCTGCCGGCGCCCGTGCTGATCGGGGTACTGATGCTGGGCCTGTCGGCCCGCACGATCGGCCGCTTCGGGCCGTACCGGGTACTGCTCGCCGGGCTCGTGCTCATCGTGGCCGGGACGGGGCTGCTGAGCCGGGTGCCGGCCGACGGTTCGTACGTCACCGACGTCCTGCCTTCGATGCTGCTGCTCGCGGCCGGGTTCGCGGCTGCGATGCCCGCGGTGACGGGGCTCGCGATGTCCGGGACACGGGAGGAGGACGCCGGGCTGGCGTCCGGACTGTTCAACACCACGCAGGTGGTGGGGGGTTCGCTGGGACTGGCGACCCTCATGACACTGGCGGCGAGCCGTACGGGCGGGCTCATGGACGGTGGCGAGTCGTTCGCGACGGCGACCGCTGACGGGTACCGGCTGGCGTTCGCCGTGGCGACGGGGATCGCCGTCGCGGCACTGGCGCTGGCGGCGGGGGTGCTGCGGCCGGCCGCCGCTTCCCCTCACTGACCGCTTCCTCTCACCGACCCGGGGTCCGGCCCCGGGGACGGGAGGAGGGGCGGGGGCGGGAGGGGGCGGCGGGAGCGGAGGAAGTCCTTGAAGGGTGTACGTCACTCCTCATCTCTGGTAGGAAACCTTCCTAACAGTACGGAAGAGCGACCCCACCCCCACAGGAGGTCCCGTGCACACCCCCCACACCTCACGCCGAACCGTCCTCACGATGATCGGCGCGGCCCTCGTCGCGGGCCCCGCCCTCACCCCCGTCCCCGCGAGCGCCGCAAACCGCGCGGGCGCGGGTCTCGACGACCCGGCGAAGAAGGAGATCGCCATGAAGCTCGTCTCCAGCGCGGAGAACTCCTCGCTGGACTGGAAGGCGCAGTACGGCTACATCGAGGACATCCGCGACGGCCGCGGCTACACCGCCGGCATCATCGGGTTCTGCTCGGGCACGCACGACATGCTCGACCTCGTCGAGCTGTACACCCGGCGCAGGCCGGGCAATCTGCTGGCCGGATACCTGCCGGCGCTGCGCCGCGTCGACGGCACCGACTCGCACGAGGGCCTGGACCCCGGCTACCAGGACGCCTGGCGCCGGGCGGCCCAGGACCAGGCCTTCAAGCAGGCCCAGAACGACGAACGGGACCGCGTCTACTTCGACCCGGCGGTCCGGCGGGGCAAGGCGGACGGCATCGGCACGCTCGGCCAGTTCGCGTACTACGACGCCGTCGTGATGCACGGCAACGGCGGCGACAGCACGAGTTTCGGCTCCATCCGCGACCGGGCGCTGGGCCGGGCCAGGCCGCCGGCCCAGGGCGGTGACGAGGTGACGTACCTCAATGCGTTCCTCGACGCCCGGGTGTGGGCCATGAAGCAGGAGGAGGCGCACGAGGACACCAGCCGGGTGGACACCGCCCAGCGGGTCTTCCTCAGGAACCGCAACCTGAACCTCGACCCGCCGCTGGACTGGCAGGTCTACGGGGAGAGCTTCCACATCGGGTAGTGGTCGCGCCGACCGTGCCCGGCACCGGCCTCACCACCGGGGCCGGGCACGGTCACCGCGGCGATCGCGTCAGACCCCCGGTGCCGTCCGCGGCCCCCCGCCCGTGTGCTGCACGGCGATCTCCTCGCCCGGTTCCATCGGCGCCGTCACCTCGTCGCACTCCCGGCCGCCGCCCAGGTGGTTGAAGACGAGGTTCAGGGCCACGGCCGCCACGCACCCGGTCGATATCCCCGAGTCCAGGATGATCTTCGCGGTCTCCGGGAACGCGTGGTAGAACTCCGGCGCGGTGATCGGGATGATGCCGACGGCCAGCGAGACCGCCACGATCAGGACGTTGTTGTCCTTCTCCAGGCCCGCCTTGACCAGGGTCTGGATACCGCTCGCGGCCACCGACCCGAACAGCACCACGCCCGCCCCGCCGAGCACGGGGCGCGGCACCACGGCGATCAGCGACGCGGCCATGGGGCACAGGCCCATCAGGACGAGGAAGCCGCCGCCCGTGGCCACGACGTACCGGCTGCGGATGCGGGTCATCGCCACCAGGCCGATGTTCTGGGCGAAGGCGCTGCACATGAAGCCGTTGAAGAGCGGGCTGACGGCCGAGCCGAGGGTGTCGGCGCGCAGGCCCGCGGCGATGGTCCTCTCGTCGGCCGGCCGGCCGACTATCTCGCCCAGCGCCAGCATGTCCGCGGTCGACTCGGTCATCGACACGACCATCACCACGCACAGCGAGACGATCGCGGCGAGCTGGAACTGCGGCGCTCCGAAGTGGAACGGTGTCGGGAAGCCGACGACCGCCGCGTCGGCCACCGGCGCGAAGTCGGTGACACCGAACGGGATCGCGACGAGCGTGCCGGCGACCAGACCGAGCAGGACGGCGATCTGTTTGACGAAGCCCCGGGTGAAGCGGCGCAGCAGCAGGACGATGAGGAGGGTCGCGCCCGCCAGGCCCAGGTTGGTGGTCGAGCCGTAGTCGTGCGCCGCCGGGTCGGGGCCCTGGGCCCAGCCGAAGGCGACCGGCATCAGGGAGATGCCGATGAGGGTGATGACCGTGCCGGTGACGACCGGCGGGAAGAAGCGGACCGCCTTGCTGAAGAAGGGGGCGGCGAGGAAACCCAGTACACCCGCCACGATGACGGCGCCGAAGATGACCGGCAGGGCGTCGCGCTTGTCGTCGGTGGAGTTGACGACCGCGATCATCGGGGCGACACCGGCGAAGGTGACGCCGTTGACGAAGGGCAGGCGGGCGCCGATCTTCCAGACGCCGAGGGTCTGCAGGAAGGTGGCGAGTCCCGCGGTGAACAGGCAGGCGCCGGTGAGGAAGGTCAGTTCGGTCGCGGTCAGGCCCACGGCCGCGCCGACGATCAGGGGCGGGGCGACCACACCCGCGTACATGGCGGCCACGTGCTGCAGACCGCTGGTCGCCATCCGCAGGGCGGGCAGTCTCTCGTCGACGGGGTGCTTGGCAGGGCCGGTCGGTTCTGCGTCCGTACTGCTGGGCGTGTGCTGGGCGGCCACGGCGGCTCCTCCGGTCGGGTACACGTCGGTGTCGACGCGGGTGTCAGGGAGGTGGTGGGAAACGGTGCCCGCCACGGAGGGGACGTGGCGGGGGCAGCAGGACGGGGAGGGGCCGTTCCGGGACGCGGGCGTGTTCGTGCGCGCGCCCCGGAGACGGTCGCCGCGGACCCCGATCGGGTCCACGGCCACCGGCCGAGGGCCGTCCCCCTCGGCCGGAGGTCTTGGCGGGAACGGGGTCAGGCCCGCGCGGTGATACGCGCGAGGCGCTGCGCCTCGTCCCGGGTGGAGCGGGCGATGGCGTCCTCGTCGGCGTGCAGCAACCGCCCGTCCCCGACGATCTGTTCGCCGTTCACGAAGGAGGCGGTGACCGGCGCGGCGGCGCCGAACACGAGGGCGGTGACCGGGTCGGCGATCGAGGCGTGGGCCAGGGTGTCCAGCTTCCACAGCACCAGGTCGGCGAGCTTGCCCGGTTCCAGGGAGCCGATCTCCGTTGCGCGGCCGAGGACCTGCGCTCCGCCGTACGTGCCGAGCCGCAGCGCCTGCCGGGCGTTCAGCGCGGCCTCGCGGTGGGCGCCGAGGCGGTTGACGAGCAGCGCGTTGCGCAGTTCGGTGTGCAGTTCGCCGGACTCGTTGGACGCCGTGCCGTCGACCCCGAGGCCGACCGGGACGCCGGCCGCGAGCATGTCGGGGACGCGTGCGATCCCGGCCGCCAGCCGGGCGTTGGACGAGGGGCAGTGGGCCACCCCCGTCCCCGTACGGGCGAAGGCGTCGATGTCGGAGTCGTTCATGTGGACGCAGTGCGCCATCCACACGTCCTCGCCGAGCCAGCCGGTCGACGCGAAGTAGTCGGTCGGGCCCATGCCGAACAGTTCCTTGCAGAACTGCTCCTCCTCGACGGTCTCCGAGCCGTGGGTGTGCAGTCGTACACCCTTGCGGCGAGCCAACT belongs to Streptomyces sp. V3I8 and includes:
- a CDS encoding nucleobase:cation symporter-2 family protein, with the protein product MATSGLQHVAAMYAGVVAPPLIVGAAVGLTATELTFLTGACLFTAGLATFLQTLGVWKIGARLPFVNGVTFAGVAPMIAVVNSTDDKRDALPVIFGAVIVAGVLGFLAAPFFSKAVRFFPPVVTGTVITLIGISLMPVAFGWAQGPDPAAHDYGSTTNLGLAGATLLIVLLLRRFTRGFVKQIAVLLGLVAGTLVAIPFGVTDFAPVADAAVVGFPTPFHFGAPQFQLAAIVSLCVVMVVSMTESTADMLALGEIVGRPADERTIAAGLRADTLGSAVSPLFNGFMCSAFAQNIGLVAMTRIRSRYVVATGGGFLVLMGLCPMAASLIAVVPRPVLGGAGVVLFGSVAASGIQTLVKAGLEKDNNVLIVAVSLAVGIIPITAPEFYHAFPETAKIILDSGISTGCVAAVALNLVFNHLGGGRECDEVTAPMEPGEEIAVQHTGGGPRTAPGV
- a CDS encoding chitosanase, whose protein sequence is MHTPHTSRRTVLTMIGAALVAGPALTPVPASAANRAGAGLDDPAKKEIAMKLVSSAENSSLDWKAQYGYIEDIRDGRGYTAGIIGFCSGTHDMLDLVELYTRRRPGNLLAGYLPALRRVDGTDSHEGLDPGYQDAWRRAAQDQAFKQAQNDERDRVYFDPAVRRGKADGIGTLGQFAYYDAVVMHGNGGDSTSFGSIRDRALGRARPPAQGGDEVTYLNAFLDARVWAMKQEEAHEDTSRVDTAQRVFLRNRNLNLDPPLDWQVYGESFHIG
- a CDS encoding helix-turn-helix domain-containing protein, which codes for MSQGNTGVTSQVVNAHACPVREVLDRVAGKWSVLIIVAAAHGPIRFTELERSIEGISRRMLTLTLRNLERDGLVTRTVHPTVPPKVEYALTPVAHELHASLLGLTDWAERHRVTIAESRAAYDAAHRPE
- a CDS encoding pyridoxal phosphate-dependent aminotransferase, giving the protein MEFRQSSKLSEVCYEIRGPVIEQANALEEAGHSVLRLNTGNPALFGFEAPEEIVQDMIRMLPRAHGYTDSRGILSARRAVAQRYQERGLEVGVDDVFLGNGVSELISMAVQALVEDGDEVLIPAPDFPLWTAVTTLAGGKAVHYLCDEQADWYPDLDDMASKITDRTRAVVIINPNNPTGAVYPKEIIEGILDLARRHGLMVFADEIYDQILYDDAVHHSAAALAPDLVVLTFCGLSKTYRVAGFRSGWLVVTGPRQHAKSYLEGLTMLASMRLCANAPAQYAIQAALGGRQSIHELTSPGGRLHEQRDRAWEKLNEIPGVSCVKPKGALYAFPRIDPAVHKIHDDEKFVLDLLLREKIQVVQGTGFNWPRPDHFRILTLPYADDLDAAISRIGRFLSGYRQ
- a CDS encoding MFS transporter, whose amino-acid sequence is MSTRIGMPPKEPAQRTRSRWASLAVLCAGALMTVLDGTIVTVAMPAVQNDLGFSSSGLAWIVNAYLIPFGGLLLLAGRLGDLVGRRRMFATGLAVFTAASVLCGVATGQATLIAARALQGVGGAMTSAVVLGMLITLFPEPREQAKGIALFSAVGAAGGALGTFLGGALTQALDWHWIFLINLPIGIAAWIAALRVLAPDPGTGLGRGADCPGAALVTGALMLTVYAIVGAGERPVGATLILAAVSLALFAAFTLRMARAARPLLRLRLFRSRLLVGANGVQVLMIATMFGFQYIGALYLQRVLGYGELRTGLAFLPAPVLIGVLMLGLSARTIGRFGPYRVLLAGLVLIVAGTGLLSRVPADGSYVTDVLPSMLLLAAGFAAAMPAVTGLAMSGTREEDAGLASGLFNTTQVVGGSLGLATLMTLAASRTGGLMDGGESFATATADGYRLAFAVATGIAVAALALAAGVLRPAAASPH
- a CDS encoding 8-oxoguanine deaminase; translated protein: MAADRRIVIENCSIATVDADDTEYPTGHLVLAGNRIESLGAGRAPGGLENVVRRIDATGHLVTPGLVNTHHHFYQWITRGLATDHNLFDWLVALYPTWARIDERMTYAAAQGSLGMMARGGVTTAMDHHYVFPRGSGDLSGAIIRAAREMGVRFTLARGSMDRSEKDGGLPPDFAVESLDDALAATEATVDEHHDASFGAMTQVAVAPCSPFSVSTELMRQGAELARRKGVRLHTHGSETVEEEQFCKELFGMGPTDYFASTGWLGEDVWMAHCVHMNDSDIDAFARTGTGVAHCPSSNARLAAGIARVPDMLAAGVPVGLGVDGTASNESGELHTELRNALLVNRLGAHREAALNARQALRLGTYGGAQVLGRATEIGSLEPGKLADLVLWKLDTLAHASIADPVTALVFGAAAPVTASFVNGEQIVGDGRLLHADEDAIARSTRDEAQRLARITARA
- a CDS encoding winged helix-turn-helix transcriptional regulator — its product is MSPRRSYDQYCSAARALDAVGDRWTLLIVRELLAGPRRYTDLHADLPGVSTDVLASRLKDMERDGLTTRRRMPPPSAAQVYELTARGSGLLPVLQALGEWGAPLLADRRPTDALRAHWFALPLLRALAGFGEGTVQVRLEEGEFHVRLGTADGPVYGEGPAPEGPDAHLVLDTGTCTALAQGGLDLLDAVRTGRVTVTGDTPLAKALQEPR